The Fusarium fujikuroi IMI 58289 draft genome, chromosome FFUJ_chr12 genome includes a window with the following:
- a CDS encoding related to non-heme chloroperoxidase, which translates to MKIFLLTSLWVAAMAASTAGNPHELGPVPHLKIGNVTTQDGVELQYIQAGPPSGQQLLFIPGWRQTAAQWNKQIEYFSSAGYRVTTYDMRGHGDSAKPGFGYRLSRFGADLNDVINSLSLCGVSVVAHSMGSSVTWAFWDHVGAGSYLDVGAKEYLVSSLILACASSMFTSSISQSDLDWMIKQNRKMSDAHAATLLINHAFMDWRDVLPRIDIPALVLAGDASLNNATGITWAASQIPGAQKYIFTKGEKGSHFAFWENPELFNQVVERFVTS; encoded by the exons TTGGGTAGCTGCCATGGCCGCCTCGACCGCAGGAAACCCTCATGAACTGGGCCCAGTGCCTCACTTGAAGATAGGCAACGTCACCACTCAGGACGGCGTCGAACTACAGTATATCCAGGCAGGCCCGCCTTCTGGCCAACAGCTGCTCTTTATCCCTGGGTGGAGGCAGACTGCTGCACAATGGAACAAACAGATTGAATActtctcttcagctggcTATCGCGTAACAACCTACGATATGCGCGGCCACGGCGACTCTGCCAAGCCAGGCTTTGGATATCGTCTCAGTCGCTTTGGCGCAGATCTCAACGATGTTATCAACTCTCTGAGCCTCTGCGGCGTCAGTGTCGTCGCGCACTCTATGGGCTCGTCCGTTACTTGGGCCTTCTGGGACCA TGTTGGTGCAGGATCCTACTTGGACGTAGGCGCAAAGGAATACCTGGTCAGCAGCCTTATTCTCGCCTGCGCAAGT AGCATGTTTACATCCTCCATTTCCCAGTCCGATTTGGACTGGATGATCAAGCAGAATAGGAAGATGAGCGACGCGCATGCCGCCACCCTCTTGATCAACCACGCCTTTATGGATTGGCGAGACGTCCTACCGAGGATTGATATTCCTGCGTTGGTTCTTGCAGGTGACGCAAGTCTCAACAACGCGACAGGCATCACGTGGGCTGCGTCGCAGATCCCGGGGGCTCAGAAGTATATCTTTACCAAGGGCGAAAAGGGAAGTCATTTTGCGTTCTGGGAGAATCCAGAACTGTTTAATCAGGTCGTGGAGAGGTTTGTAACGTCCTGA